In one Conger conger chromosome 5, fConCon1.1, whole genome shotgun sequence genomic region, the following are encoded:
- the lhx8a gene encoding LIM/homeobox protein Lhx8a isoform X2 — MRQPIESESPMYWKSEQMLVCSKAESNENRLNSMSNDKFFVMSEDIEAAATGAFGRCRKDMGETELSTTEEVFVEDSCSLSSSLSPSSSPQGMASVSLVGKTLCTSCGLEIVDKYLLKVNDLCWHVRCLSCSVCRTPLGRHASCYIKEKEVFCKLDYFRYGTRCARCGRNIHSTDWVRRAKGNVYHLACFACFSCKRQLSTGEEFALVEEKVLCRVHYDCMLDNLKRAVENGNGVNVEGAMPTEQEVNQPKPAKRARTSFTADQLQVMQAQFAQDNNPDAQTLQKLAERTGLSRRVIQVWFQNCRARHKKHVSPSHGSSGNPMSALQPPQLSPPLMEEMQYATYGPQDGTILTALHSYMDVHSPSSLVFQPLLPHSMAQLPISHA, encoded by the exons ATGCGACAGCCAATCGAATCCGAAAGTCCGATGTACTGGAAAAGTGAACAAATGCTGGTGTGTAGCAAAGCGGAgagtaatgaaaatagattaaATTCTATGTCCAATGATAAG ttcttcGTCATGTCTGAAGATATCGAAGCGGCAGCCACGGGGGCTTTTGGTAGATGCAGAAAAGACATGGGAGAAACTGAActg AGCACTACAGAGGAGGTTTTTGTAGAAGATTCGTGCTCCCTGTCTTCCTCCCTGTCACCCTCCTCTTCACCGCAGGGTATGGCTTCAGTCTCTCTCGTTGGAAAAACACTTTGTACCAGTTGTGGTCTGGAAATAGTTGACAAATACCTGCTCAAG GTAAACGACTTGTGCTGGCACGTGAGGTGCCTCTCGTGCAGCGTGTGTCGAACTCCGCTTGGAAGGCACGCCAGCTGTTAtatcaaagaaaaagaagtgTTTTGCAAACTGGATTATTTCAG ATATGGGACGCGGTGTGCCCGCTGTGGCAGGAATATCCACTCGACCGACTGGGTTCGGCGGGCCAAGGGGAACGTCTACCACTTGGCCTGCTTCGCCTGCTTCTCCTGCAAGCGGCAGCTGTCCACCGGGGAGGAGTTCGCTCTGGTGGAGGAGAAAGTCCTGTGCAGGGTCCACTACGACTGCATGCTGGACAACCTCAAGCGCGCCGTGGAGAacg GAAATGGTGTAAATGTAGAAGGAGCGATGCCGACAGAACAGGAAGTGAACCAACCTAAACCAGCCAAGAGGGCGCGCACAAGTTTCACGGCCGATCAactacag GTCATGCAGGCCCAGTTTGCTCAGGACAACAACCCGGACGCTCAGACCCTGCAGAAGCTGGCAGAGAGGACCGGGCTGAGCCGCAGGGTCATACAG GTGTGGTTCCAGAACTGCAGGGCCCGGCACAAGAAGCACGTGAGCCCCAGCCACGGCTCCTCCGGCAACCCCATGTCCGCTCTGCAGCCGCCCcagctctcccctcccctgatGGAGGAGATGCAGTACGCCACCTACGGGCCGCAGGACGGAACCATCCTCACCGCGCTGCACTCGTACATGGacg tGCACTCGCCCTCGTCGCTGGTGTTCCAGCCCTTGCTGCCGCACTCCATGGCCCAGCTCCCCATCAGCCACGCCTGA
- the lhx8a gene encoding LIM/homeobox protein Lhx8a isoform X3, producing MRQPIESESPMYWKSEQMLVCSKAESNENRLNSMSNDKFFVMSEDIEAAATGAFGRCRKDMGETELSTTEEVFVEDSCSLSSSLSPSSSPQGMASVSLVGKTLCTSCGLEIVDKYLLKVNDLCWHVRCLSCSVCRTPLGRHASCYIKEKEVFCKLDYFRRYGTRCARCGRNIHSTDWVRRAKGNVYHLACFACFSCKRQLSTGEEFALVEEKVLCRVHYDCMLDNLKRAVENEGAMPTEQEVNQPKPAKRARTSFTADQLQVMQAQFAQDNNPDAQTLQKLAERTGLSRRVIQVWFQNCRARHKKHVSPSHGSSGNPMSALQPPQLSPPLMEEMQYATYGPQDGTILTALHSYMDVHSPSSLVFQPLLPHSMAQLPISHA from the exons ATGCGACAGCCAATCGAATCCGAAAGTCCGATGTACTGGAAAAGTGAACAAATGCTGGTGTGTAGCAAAGCGGAgagtaatgaaaatagattaaATTCTATGTCCAATGATAAG ttcttcGTCATGTCTGAAGATATCGAAGCGGCAGCCACGGGGGCTTTTGGTAGATGCAGAAAAGACATGGGAGAAACTGAActg AGCACTACAGAGGAGGTTTTTGTAGAAGATTCGTGCTCCCTGTCTTCCTCCCTGTCACCCTCCTCTTCACCGCAGGGTATGGCTTCAGTCTCTCTCGTTGGAAAAACACTTTGTACCAGTTGTGGTCTGGAAATAGTTGACAAATACCTGCTCAAG GTAAACGACTTGTGCTGGCACGTGAGGTGCCTCTCGTGCAGCGTGTGTCGAACTCCGCTTGGAAGGCACGCCAGCTGTTAtatcaaagaaaaagaagtgTTTTGCAAACTGGATTATTTCAG AAGATATGGGACGCGGTGTGCCCGCTGTGGCAGGAATATCCACTCGACCGACTGGGTTCGGCGGGCCAAGGGGAACGTCTACCACTTGGCCTGCTTCGCCTGCTTCTCCTGCAAGCGGCAGCTGTCCACCGGGGAGGAGTTCGCTCTGGTGGAGGAGAAAGTCCTGTGCAGGGTCCACTACGACTGCATGCTGGACAACCTCAAGCGCGCCGTGGAGAacg AAGGAGCGATGCCGACAGAACAGGAAGTGAACCAACCTAAACCAGCCAAGAGGGCGCGCACAAGTTTCACGGCCGATCAactacag GTCATGCAGGCCCAGTTTGCTCAGGACAACAACCCGGACGCTCAGACCCTGCAGAAGCTGGCAGAGAGGACCGGGCTGAGCCGCAGGGTCATACAG GTGTGGTTCCAGAACTGCAGGGCCCGGCACAAGAAGCACGTGAGCCCCAGCCACGGCTCCTCCGGCAACCCCATGTCCGCTCTGCAGCCGCCCcagctctcccctcccctgatGGAGGAGATGCAGTACGCCACCTACGGGCCGCAGGACGGAACCATCCTCACCGCGCTGCACTCGTACATGGacg tGCACTCGCCCTCGTCGCTGGTGTTCCAGCCCTTGCTGCCGCACTCCATGGCCCAGCTCCCCATCAGCCACGCCTGA
- the lhx8a gene encoding LIM/homeobox protein Lhx8a isoform X1 yields MRQPIESESPMYWKSEQMLVCSKAESNENRLNSMSNDKFFVMSEDIEAAATGAFGRCRKDMGETELSTTEEVFVEDSCSLSSSLSPSSSPQGMASVSLVGKTLCTSCGLEIVDKYLLKVNDLCWHVRCLSCSVCRTPLGRHASCYIKEKEVFCKLDYFRRYGTRCARCGRNIHSTDWVRRAKGNVYHLACFACFSCKRQLSTGEEFALVEEKVLCRVHYDCMLDNLKRAVENGNGVNVEGAMPTEQEVNQPKPAKRARTSFTADQLQVMQAQFAQDNNPDAQTLQKLAERTGLSRRVIQVWFQNCRARHKKHVSPSHGSSGNPMSALQPPQLSPPLMEEMQYATYGPQDGTILTALHSYMDVHSPSSLVFQPLLPHSMAQLPISHA; encoded by the exons ATGCGACAGCCAATCGAATCCGAAAGTCCGATGTACTGGAAAAGTGAACAAATGCTGGTGTGTAGCAAAGCGGAgagtaatgaaaatagattaaATTCTATGTCCAATGATAAG ttcttcGTCATGTCTGAAGATATCGAAGCGGCAGCCACGGGGGCTTTTGGTAGATGCAGAAAAGACATGGGAGAAACTGAActg AGCACTACAGAGGAGGTTTTTGTAGAAGATTCGTGCTCCCTGTCTTCCTCCCTGTCACCCTCCTCTTCACCGCAGGGTATGGCTTCAGTCTCTCTCGTTGGAAAAACACTTTGTACCAGTTGTGGTCTGGAAATAGTTGACAAATACCTGCTCAAG GTAAACGACTTGTGCTGGCACGTGAGGTGCCTCTCGTGCAGCGTGTGTCGAACTCCGCTTGGAAGGCACGCCAGCTGTTAtatcaaagaaaaagaagtgTTTTGCAAACTGGATTATTTCAG AAGATATGGGACGCGGTGTGCCCGCTGTGGCAGGAATATCCACTCGACCGACTGGGTTCGGCGGGCCAAGGGGAACGTCTACCACTTGGCCTGCTTCGCCTGCTTCTCCTGCAAGCGGCAGCTGTCCACCGGGGAGGAGTTCGCTCTGGTGGAGGAGAAAGTCCTGTGCAGGGTCCACTACGACTGCATGCTGGACAACCTCAAGCGCGCCGTGGAGAacg GAAATGGTGTAAATGTAGAAGGAGCGATGCCGACAGAACAGGAAGTGAACCAACCTAAACCAGCCAAGAGGGCGCGCACAAGTTTCACGGCCGATCAactacag GTCATGCAGGCCCAGTTTGCTCAGGACAACAACCCGGACGCTCAGACCCTGCAGAAGCTGGCAGAGAGGACCGGGCTGAGCCGCAGGGTCATACAG GTGTGGTTCCAGAACTGCAGGGCCCGGCACAAGAAGCACGTGAGCCCCAGCCACGGCTCCTCCGGCAACCCCATGTCCGCTCTGCAGCCGCCCcagctctcccctcccctgatGGAGGAGATGCAGTACGCCACCTACGGGCCGCAGGACGGAACCATCCTCACCGCGCTGCACTCGTACATGGacg tGCACTCGCCCTCGTCGCTGGTGTTCCAGCCCTTGCTGCCGCACTCCATGGCCCAGCTCCCCATCAGCCACGCCTGA